A single Cupriavidus sp. D39 DNA region contains:
- the rplX gene encoding 50S ribosomal protein L24, whose amino-acid sequence MNKIRKGDEVIVLTGKDKGKRGTVQAMLGEKVVVEGVNVAKKHARPNPMLGTTGGVVDKVMPLHISNVALVDANGKPSRVGIKVEDGKRVRVLKTTGAVVAA is encoded by the coding sequence ATGAACAAGATTCGTAAAGGCGACGAAGTCATCGTCCTGACCGGAAAAGACAAGGGCAAGCGCGGCACCGTGCAAGCCATGCTCGGCGAGAAGGTTGTGGTGGAAGGCGTCAACGTGGCTAAGAAGCACGCACGTCCGAACCCCATGCTGGGCACCACCGGTGGTGTGGTCGACAAGGTCATGCCGCTGCATATTTCTAACGTTGCGCTCGTGGATGCCAATGGCAAGCCGTCGCGCGTCGGTATCAAGGTGGAAGACGGCAAGCGTGTACGCGTGCTGAAGACCACCGGTGCCGTCGTGGCAGCTTGA
- the rpsK gene encoding 30S ribosomal protein S11, which translates to MAKGPNNAAQRARKKVKKNVADGIAHVHASFNNTIITITDRQGNALAWATSGGQGFKGSRKSTPFAAQVAAENAGRVAQDQGIKNLDVRIKGPGPGRESAVRALNALGIKISIIEDVTPVPHNGCRPPKRRRI; encoded by the coding sequence ATGGCAAAAGGTCCGAATAACGCCGCCCAGCGCGCGCGTAAGAAGGTCAAGAAGAACGTTGCCGACGGCATTGCGCACGTCCACGCTTCGTTCAACAACACCATCATCACGATCACCGACCGTCAGGGCAACGCTCTGGCATGGGCAACCTCGGGTGGCCAGGGCTTCAAGGGTTCGCGTAAGTCGACGCCCTTCGCAGCTCAGGTTGCTGCAGAGAACGCCGGCCGCGTGGCGCAAGATCAGGGTATCAAGAACCTGGACGTGCGCATCAAGGGCCCCGGCCCTGGCCGTGAATCGGCTGTGCGCGCGTTGAACGCGCTCGGCATCAAGATCTCGATTATCGAAGACGTGACGCCAGTGCCGCACAACGGCTGCCGTCCGCCCAAGCGTCGTCGGATCTAA
- the rpmJ gene encoding 50S ribosomal protein L36 produces the protein MKVLASVKRICRNCKVIKRNGVVRVICSSDPRHKQRQG, from the coding sequence ATGAAAGTGCTGGCTTCTGTTAAGCGCATTTGCCGCAACTGCAAAGTTATCAAGCGCAACGGTGTCGTGCGCGTGATCTGCTCGTCGGATCCCCGCCACAAGCAACGCCAAGGCTAA
- the rplE gene encoding 50S ribosomal protein L5: MTARLQEFYKEQVVPKLIEQFGFKSVMEVPRITKITLNMGLGEAINDKKVIELAVGDLTKIAGQKPVVTKAKKAIAGFKIRQGYPIGAMVTLRGERMFEFLDRLVTVALPRVRDFRGVSGRSFDGRGNYNIGVKEQIIFPEIEYDKIDALRGLNISITTTAKNDEEAKALLAAFKFPFRN; this comes from the coding sequence ATGACTGCACGTCTGCAAGAGTTTTACAAAGAACAAGTAGTACCGAAGCTGATCGAACAGTTCGGCTTCAAGTCGGTCATGGAAGTGCCGCGTATCACCAAGATCACCCTGAACATGGGCCTTGGCGAAGCCATCAATGACAAGAAGGTCATTGAGCTGGCCGTGGGCGACCTGACCAAGATCGCCGGCCAAAAGCCGGTGGTGACCAAGGCCAAGAAGGCAATCGCCGGCTTCAAGATCCGCCAGGGTTATCCCATTGGCGCGATGGTGACGCTGCGCGGCGAACGCATGTTCGAATTCCTGGATCGTCTCGTGACCGTGGCCCTGCCGCGCGTTCGTGACTTCCGTGGTGTTTCGGGCCGCTCGTTCGATGGTCGTGGCAACTACAACATCGGTGTGAAAGAGCAGATCATTTTCCCCGAAATCGAGTACGACAAGATCGACGCACTGCGTGGTCTGAACATCAGCATCACGACGACGGCGAAGAATGACGAGGAAGCCAAGGCCCTCCTCGCAGCATTCAAGTTCCCGTTCCGTAATTAA
- the rpsN gene encoding 30S ribosomal protein S14 → MAKLALIEREKKRARLVAKYADKRATLKAIIDDQEKSEEERYSARLELQQLPRNANPTRQRNRCAITGRPRGTFRKFGLARNKIREIAFRGEIPGLTKASW, encoded by the coding sequence GTGGCTAAATTGGCTCTGATTGAACGTGAGAAGAAGCGCGCTAGGCTCGTGGCAAAGTATGCCGACAAGCGTGCGACCCTCAAGGCCATTATCGACGACCAAGAGAAGTCGGAAGAAGAGCGTTATAGCGCGCGTCTCGAGCTGCAGCAGCTCCCGCGCAACGCGAACCCGACTCGCCAGCGTAACCGCTGCGCGATCACCGGTCGTCCCCGCGGTACCTTCCGCAAGTTTGGCCTGGCGCGTAATAAGATCCGTGAAATCGCCTTCCGTGGCGAAATCCCGGGTCTGACGAAAGCCAGCTGGTAA
- the rplN gene encoding 50S ribosomal protein L14, producing MIQTESRLEVADNTGAREVLCIKVLGGSKRRYASVGDIIKVTVKDAAPRGRVKKGDIYNAVVVRTAKGVRRADGSLVKFDSNAAVLLNTKLEPIGTRIFGPVTRELRTERFMKIVSLAPEVL from the coding sequence ATGATTCAGACAGAAAGCCGGCTCGAAGTAGCCGATAACACTGGTGCGCGCGAAGTGCTGTGCATCAAAGTGCTGGGTGGGTCCAAGCGCCGCTATGCGAGCGTGGGCGACATCATCAAGGTGACCGTTAAGGACGCAGCGCCGCGCGGTCGCGTGAAGAAGGGCGATATTTACAACGCCGTCGTCGTGCGTACCGCCAAGGGCGTACGTCGCGCTGATGGTTCGCTCGTCAAGTTCGACAGCAATGCCGCTGTCTTGCTGAACACCAAGCTCGAGCCGATCGGCACCCGTATTTTCGGGCCGGTGACTCGTGAACTCCGTACCGAGCGCTTCATGAAGATTGTGTCGCTCGCGCCGGAAGTGCTGTAA
- the rpsM gene encoding 30S ribosomal protein S13, giving the protein MARIAGVNIPNHKHTEIGLTAIYGIGRSRARKICVATGVPFDKKVKDLTDGDLEKLRDEVAKATVEGDLRRETTMNIKRLMDLGCYRGVRHRRGLPMRGQRTRTNARTRKGPRKAGVALKK; this is encoded by the coding sequence ATGGCACGTATCGCAGGGGTTAACATCCCGAACCACAAGCATACCGAGATCGGCCTGACGGCTATTTACGGTATCGGCCGCTCGCGCGCCCGCAAGATTTGCGTGGCCACCGGCGTTCCCTTTGACAAGAAGGTCAAGGACCTGACCGACGGCGACCTGGAAAAGCTTCGTGACGAAGTAGCCAAGGCCACGGTTGAGGGTGACCTGCGTCGTGAAACCACGATGAACATCAAGCGTCTCATGGACCTTGGTTGCTATCGTGGCGTCCGTCACCGCAGGGGTCTCCCGATGCGCGGTCAGCGCACCCGCACCAACGCCCGTACCCGCAAGGGTCCGCGTAAGGCCGGCGTGGCTCTGAAGAAGTAA
- a CDS encoding DNA-directed RNA polymerase subunit alpha produces the protein MQTALLKPKIIAVEPLGDHHAKVVMEPFERGYGHTLGNALRRVLLSSMVGYAPTEVTIAGVVHEYSTIDGVQEDVVNLLLNLKGVVFKLHNRDEVTVSLRKEGEGVVTAADIELPHDVEIINPGHVIAHLSAGGKLDMQIKVEQGRGYVPGNVRKFGDEAGKVIGRIVLDASFSPVRRVSYAVESARVEQRTDLDKLVMNIETDGVISPEEAIRQSARILVDQLSVFAALEGTESSAEAASSRTPQIDPILLRPVDDLELTVRSANCLKAENIYYIGDLIQRTENELLKTPNLGRKSLNEIKEVLASRGLTLGMKLENWPPAGLEK, from the coding sequence ATGCAAACAGCACTACTCAAGCCTAAAATTATTGCCGTGGAGCCGCTCGGCGACCATCACGCCAAGGTCGTGATGGAGCCGTTCGAGCGTGGCTATGGCCATACGCTCGGTAACGCCCTGCGTCGCGTGCTGCTGTCGTCGATGGTCGGTTATGCCCCGACCGAAGTCACGATCGCTGGGGTGGTCCATGAGTACTCCACCATCGATGGCGTGCAGGAAGACGTAGTCAACCTGCTGCTGAATCTGAAGGGTGTGGTCTTCAAGCTGCACAACCGCGACGAAGTCACGGTCTCGCTGCGCAAGGAAGGCGAAGGCGTTGTGACGGCAGCCGATATCGAGCTGCCCCACGATGTCGAGATCATCAACCCCGGCCACGTGATCGCTCACCTGTCGGCAGGCGGCAAGCTCGATATGCAGATCAAGGTCGAACAAGGCCGTGGTTATGTGCCGGGCAACGTGCGCAAGTTCGGCGACGAAGCGGGCAAGGTGATCGGCCGCATCGTGCTGGACGCTTCGTTCTCGCCGGTGCGCCGCGTTTCGTACGCAGTCGAATCGGCTCGTGTGGAACAGCGTACCGACCTCGACAAGCTGGTGATGAACATCGAAACCGACGGCGTGATCTCGCCCGAGGAAGCGATTCGTCAATCGGCGCGCATCCTGGTCGACCAGTTGTCGGTGTTCGCCGCGCTGGAAGGCACCGAGTCGTCGGCGGAAGCCGCTTCGAGCCGTACGCCGCAGATCGATCCGATCCTGCTGCGCCCGGTCGACGACCTGGAGCTGACGGTGCGTTCGGCCAACTGCCTGAAGGCCGAAAACATCTACTACATCGGCGACCTGATCCAGCGTACCGAAAATGAGCTGCTGAAGACCCCGAACCTGGGTCGCAAGTCGCTCAACGAAATCAAGGAAGTGCTGGCTTCGCGCGGCCTGACCCTCGGCATGAAGCTCGAGAACTGGCCGCCCGCAGGGCTGGAGAAGTAA
- the rplR gene encoding 50S ribosomal protein L18 encodes MNKKDARLRRARQTRAKIAELKINRLTVFRTNSHIYAQVYSPCGTQVLASASTAEAEVRKELTGSGATAAAATLIGKRIAEKAKAAGVETVAFDRGGFRFHGRVKALADAAREAGLKF; translated from the coding sequence ATGAACAAGAAAGACGCTCGTTTGCGCCGTGCACGTCAGACCCGCGCCAAAATCGCGGAGTTGAAGATCAATCGTCTGACCGTGTTCCGTACGAATTCGCATATTTACGCCCAGGTCTACTCGCCGTGCGGCACGCAAGTGTTGGCATCGGCTTCGACCGCCGAGGCAGAAGTGCGCAAGGAACTGACTGGCAGCGGTGCTACCGCCGCCGCCGCGACCCTGATTGGCAAGCGCATCGCCGAAAAGGCGAAGGCAGCTGGCGTGGAAACCGTTGCGTTCGATCGCGGCGGCTTCCGCTTCCATGGTCGCGTGAAGGCACTGGCTGACGCAGCGCGCGAAGCCGGCCTTAAGTTCTAA
- the secY gene encoding preprotein translocase subunit SecY has protein sequence MATAKPNASTQAKNTAKYGDLKRRLMFLVLALIVYRIGAHIPVPGIDPEQLAKLFQSQSGGILGMFNLFSGGALSRFTVFALGIMPYISASIIMQLLTIVLPQLESLKKEGQAGQRKITQYTRYGTVVLATFQALSIAVALESQPGLVIDAGLMFRATAVITLVTGTMFLMWLGEQITERGLGNGISIIIFGGIAAGLPNAIGGLFELVRTGSMSIIASILIVAIIAGVTFAVVFVERGQRKILVNYAKRQVGNKVYGGQSSHLPLKLNMAGVIPPIFASSIILFPATIAGWFTSDSTSAAGRFIKDLAATLSPGQPVYILLYAAAIIFFCFFYTALVYNSREVADNLKKSGAFIPGIRPGEQTTRYIDKILVRLTLAGAIYITLVCLLPEFLVLRWNVPFYFGGTSLLIIVVVTMDFMAQVQSYVMSQQYESLLKKANFKGNLTLR, from the coding sequence TTGGCCACGGCGAAACCCAATGCAAGCACGCAAGCCAAGAACACGGCGAAGTACGGCGACCTAAAGCGCCGGCTGATGTTCCTGGTGCTGGCCTTGATCGTGTACCGCATCGGAGCGCATATTCCGGTGCCGGGAATCGATCCGGAACAGCTTGCGAAGCTTTTCCAGAGTCAGTCAGGTGGCATCCTCGGGATGTTCAACCTGTTCTCGGGCGGTGCACTGTCGCGCTTTACCGTCTTCGCGCTCGGCATCATGCCGTACATCTCGGCGTCGATCATCATGCAATTGCTGACGATCGTGCTGCCGCAGCTGGAGTCGTTGAAGAAGGAAGGGCAGGCGGGTCAACGCAAGATCACGCAGTACACGCGCTACGGCACGGTGGTTCTGGCCACCTTCCAGGCGCTGTCGATTGCAGTCGCGCTGGAATCTCAGCCTGGTCTGGTGATCGATGCGGGCCTGATGTTCCGGGCGACCGCGGTGATCACGCTGGTGACCGGTACGATGTTCCTGATGTGGCTGGGTGAGCAGATCACCGAGCGGGGTCTGGGCAACGGCATCTCGATCATCATCTTCGGCGGTATCGCGGCGGGCTTGCCCAACGCGATCGGCGGGCTCTTCGAACTGGTTCGCACCGGTTCCATGAGCATCATTGCATCGATCCTGATCGTTGCAATCATCGCCGGTGTTACCTTCGCCGTGGTGTTTGTCGAGCGTGGCCAGCGCAAGATCCTGGTGAACTATGCCAAGCGTCAGGTCGGCAACAAGGTGTACGGCGGTCAGTCGTCGCACCTGCCGCTGAAGCTGAACATGGCAGGGGTGATTCCGCCGATCTTCGCATCGTCGATCATCCTGTTCCCGGCGACCATCGCGGGCTGGTTCACGTCTGACTCGACGAGCGCTGCCGGCCGGTTCATCAAGGACCTGGCTGCGACGCTTTCGCCGGGACAGCCGGTCTACATCCTGCTGTACGCTGCTGCAATTATATTTTTCTGCTTCTTCTATACGGCTCTTGTGTACAACAGCCGGGAAGTCGCGGACAACCTGAAGAAAAGCGGTGCCTTCATTCCGGGCATTCGTCCGGGCGAGCAGACGACGCGCTACATCGACAAGATTCTTGTCCGTCTGACGCTGGCTGGTGCGATCTACATCACACTGGTCTGCCTGTTGCCGGAATTCCTGGTACTGCGCTGGAACGTTCCGTTCTATTTTGGCGGAACCTCGTTGCTGATCATCGTGGTCGTCACGATGGACTTCATGGCCCAGGTCCAATCCTATGTCATGTCGCAGCAATATGAGTCCCTGCTGAAGAAAGCGAATTTCAAGGGTAATCTGACCTTGCGCTGA
- the rpsE gene encoding 30S ribosomal protein S5: MAKMQAKVQQDERDDGLREKMISVNRVTKVVKGGRILGFAALTVVGDGDGRIGMGKGKAKEVPVAVQKAMDEARRKMVKVSLKNGTLQHEVVGKHGAAKVLMMPAKEGTGVIAGGPMRAIFEVMGVTNVVTKSHGSTNPYNMVRATLDGLQKMSTPGEIAAKRGKSVEDILG; this comes from the coding sequence ATGGCAAAAATGCAAGCAAAAGTCCAGCAGGACGAACGCGACGACGGCCTCCGCGAGAAGATGATCTCGGTCAACCGTGTCACCAAGGTGGTGAAGGGTGGCCGGATTCTCGGTTTCGCTGCGCTGACCGTGGTTGGTGACGGCGATGGCCGCATCGGCATGGGCAAGGGCAAGGCTAAGGAAGTGCCGGTTGCAGTTCAGAAGGCAATGGACGAAGCCCGTCGCAAGATGGTCAAGGTCTCGCTGAAGAACGGCACGCTGCAACATGAAGTCGTTGGCAAGCACGGCGCCGCCAAGGTGCTGATGATGCCCGCGAAGGAAGGTACCGGCGTGATCGCTGGCGGCCCGATGCGCGCGATTTTCGAAGTGATGGGCGTGACCAACGTCGTGACCAAGTCGCACGGCTCGACCAATCCGTACAACATGGTTCGCGCCACGCTGGACGGTCTTCAAAAGATGAGCACGCCGGGCGAGATCGCCGCAAAGCGTGGCAAGTCTGTTGAAGACATCCTCGGTTAA
- the rplO gene encoding 50S ribosomal protein L15 has translation MQLNNLKPADGSKHAKRRVGRGIGSGLGKTAGRGHKGQKSRSGGFHKVGFEGGQMPLYRRLPKRGFTSLTKIFTAEVSLRDIERLEATEVDLLVLKQAGLVTELVKSAKIIKAGELTRKVTIKGLGATAGAKAAIEAAGGQIAA, from the coding sequence ATGCAACTCAACAACCTGAAACCGGCTGACGGTTCGAAGCACGCAAAGCGTCGCGTCGGCCGCGGTATCGGCTCCGGCCTGGGCAAGACTGCCGGTCGTGGTCACAAGGGTCAGAAGTCGCGTTCGGGCGGCTTCCACAAGGTCGGCTTCGAAGGCGGTCAAATGCCGCTGTATCGTCGCCTGCCGAAGCGTGGCTTCACCTCGCTCACGAAGATCTTCACCGCTGAGGTGAGCCTGCGTGACATCGAGCGTCTGGAAGCCACCGAGGTGGACCTGCTGGTTCTGAAGCAGGCTGGCCTGGTGACTGAGCTGGTCAAGAGCGCCAAGATCATCAAGGCTGGCGAGCTGACCCGCAAGGTAACGATCAAGGGTCTGGGCGCCACCGCTGGTGCCAAGGCTGCGATCGAAGCCGCCGGCGGTCAGATCGCGGCGTAA
- the rpsD gene encoding 30S ribosomal protein S4 has protein sequence MARYIGPKAKLSRREGTDLFLKSARRSLADKCKLDSKPGQHGRTSGARTSDYGNQLREKQKVKRIYGVLERQFRRYFAEADRRKGNTGEKLLQLLESRLDNVVYRMGFGSTRAEARQLVSHKAILLNGQALNVPSAQVKAGDVITIREQSKKQVRIAEALSLAEQSGFPAWVAVDAKKFEGTFKQVPDRADISGDINESLIVELYSR, from the coding sequence GTGGCACGTTATATCGGCCCGAAGGCCAAACTATCCCGTCGTGAAGGTACCGACCTGTTCCTGAAGAGCGCACGCCGCTCGCTTGCAGACAAGTGCAAGCTGGACAGCAAGCCGGGCCAGCACGGCCGCACCTCGGGTGCACGCACCTCCGACTATGGCAACCAACTGCGCGAAAAGCAGAAGGTCAAGCGTATCTATGGCGTGCTCGAGCGTCAGTTCCGCCGCTACTTCGCTGAAGCCGACCGCCGCAAGGGCAACACCGGCGAGAAGCTGCTGCAACTGCTGGAATCGCGCCTGGACAACGTCGTGTACCGCATGGGCTTTGGCTCGACCCGCGCTGAAGCGCGCCAGCTGGTGTCGCACAAGGCGATCCTGCTGAACGGTCAAGCCCTGAACGTGCCGTCGGCACAAGTCAAGGCTGGTGACGTCATCACCATCCGCGAGCAGTCGAAGAAGCAAGTCCGTATCGCCGAAGCGCTGTCGCTGGCTGAGCAATCGGGTTTCCCGGCATGGGTTGCCGTGGACGCGAAGAAGTTCGAAGGCACATTCAAGCAAGTGCCGGATCGCGCCGATATCTCGGGTGACATCAACGAAAGCCTGATCGTCGAATTGTATTCGCGTTAA
- the rplF gene encoding 50S ribosomal protein L6 — translation MSRVGKAPIALPKGAEVNLAAGVLSVKGPLGTLTQPIHSLVKVNVENDTLTFAPADESREANALQGTMRALVANMVKGVTAGFERKLNLVGVGYRAQLQGTALKLQLGFSHDVIHAMPEGVTAATPTQTEIIIKGADKQKVGQVAAEVRAYRPPEPYKGKGVRYSDERVILKETKKK, via the coding sequence ATGTCCCGTGTAGGTAAGGCTCCCATCGCGCTGCCCAAAGGCGCAGAAGTTAATCTGGCAGCTGGCGTGCTCTCCGTTAAGGGCCCGCTCGGCACGCTGACGCAGCCGATCCACAGCCTGGTCAAGGTCAATGTCGAAAACGACACGCTGACTTTCGCCCCCGCTGATGAATCGCGCGAAGCAAACGCACTGCAGGGCACCATGCGCGCCCTGGTGGCCAATATGGTCAAGGGTGTAACCGCCGGTTTCGAGCGCAAGCTTAACCTGGTCGGCGTGGGCTATCGTGCCCAGCTGCAAGGTACTGCGCTGAAGCTCCAGCTTGGTTTCTCGCACGACGTGATCCATGCGATGCCGGAAGGCGTGACGGCGGCAACGCCCACGCAGACCGAGATCATCATCAAGGGTGCGGACAAGCAGAAAGTCGGTCAGGTGGCAGCGGAAGTCCGCGCGTACCGTCCGCCTGAGCCCTATAAGGGCAAGGGCGTTCGCTACTCGGACGAGCGCGTCATCCTGAAGGAAACCAAGAAGAAGTAA